From the Haladaptatus sp. DJG-WS-42 genome, the window GTGATGTACCCCATCCACAGCTATGGCAGCGAAGAACAGAAAGAGCGGTGGTTGCCTGACATGGGAACTGGTGACGCCATTGGCTGTTTCGGTCTGACGGAACCAAATCACGGGTCGAACCCGACGGCGATGGAGACGTACGCCGAAAAAGACGGCGACGAATACGTCCTTAACGGGGCAAAAACGTGGATTACGAACTCCCCCATCGCGGACGTGGCAATCGTCTGGGCACGCGACCGCTCGGCCGAAGACACCCCTGTCCGCGGCTTCTTGGTCGAAACTGACCGCGACGGCGTGACGACGAACAAGATCGACGAAAAACTCTCGCTTCGTGCCTCCATCACGGGCGAAATTGGCCTCAGTGACGTGCGCATCCCGGAAGACAACGTCCTGCCGGGCGTCTCCGGTATGAAAGGGCCACTCTCCTGTCTCACGCAGGCGCGCTACGGTATCGCGTGGGGTGCAATCGGTGCCGCCCGCGACTCGTTCGAGACGGCGCGTCAGTACGCGCTCGACCGCGACCAGTTCGGTGGGCCAATCGCGCGCTTCCAGCTCCAACAGCAGAAGCTCGCGGAGATGGCCACCCAGATTACGACCTCCCAGCTGCTCGCGTTCCGACTCGCGGAGCTCAAAGAGCGCGGCGACATGCGTCCCCAGCACGTCTCGATGGCCAAACGCAACAACGTCCGGATGGCCCGCGACCAGTCTCGGATTGCTCGTGAGATGCTCGGTGGAAACGGTATCACGGCGGATTACTCGCCGATGCGCCATATGGCGAACATGGAGACTGTCTACACCTACGAGGGAACCCACGACATTCACACCCTCATCCTCGGCCATGACTTAACGGGTATCGCTGCCTACGAATGACCATCCATGGTTGGTGAAGCAAAGAATCCAGAGACGAACACCGGGCCGTTGGACGGCGTGACCGTCTTAGACGCCTCGCGCGTGCTCGTCGGACCGTTCTGTACGATGCAGTTGGGCGACCTCGGTGCAGACGTCATCAAAATCGAACGCCCTGACGGCGGCGACCAGACACGCGGCTGGCATCCGCCGACATACGGTGACTCAGAAGAGAGTGCCTACTACCTGAGCGTCAATCGCAACAAGCGCTCGATGACGCTCAACCTCGCGAGCGAAGACGGCCGCGAACTGTTCCGTGACCTCGCAAGCGAGGCAGACATCGTGGTCTCGAACTTCCGCGTCGGCAAGATGGAAGACTGGGGTCTCGATTACGAGACGCTCCGAAAGGAGAATCCGGGCCTCGTCTACTGTGCGCTCTCGGGGTACGGCGAGTGGGGGCCAGACCGCGACCGCCCCGCCTACGACCTCATCATGCAGGCAGAAGGTGGGCTCATGAGCATCACCGGCGAAGAAGACGGCGCACCCGTCCGCGTCGGCGTCGCCATTGCGGACATCGGCGCGGGGATGTACGCCACCCAAGCCATCCTCGCTGCGTTGCTCGAACGTGAACTCGGCGATGGCACGGGCCAGAAAATCGACGTCTCGCTGCTCGACGGGCAGGTGGCGTGGATGAGCTACATGGCCTCTAACTACTTCGCCACCGGAACCCCGCCGGGACGCATGGGGAGCAAACACCCGACGATTGCGCCGTATCAAGCGTTTCCAACGAAAGACGGCTACGTTGTCATCGCGGTTCCCTCGCCAAACCTGTGGCCGAAGTTCTGTGCGGCCATCGACCGCGAAGACCTCGTCGACGACGAACGCTTTTCGGACAACGCCTCGCGTGTCGAAAACCGTGAGGTGCTCGATGCGTTGTTAGACGAGGAGTTCGCGCAGTTCACCACCCAAGAAATCCTCGGCACGATGGACGACTTTGGCGTCCCCGCGAGCGACGTAAAGGATATGGAAGACGTGTTCGAAAACCCGCAAGTCGAAGCCCGCGGGATGCATCAATCGGTTGCCCACCCGACCGCAGGCGACGTCGAAATGGCTGGCAGCCCGATGCACCTCTCGAAGACGCCGACAAGTATCCGCCAGCATCCGCCGTTGCTCGGCGAGCAGACCGCAGACATTCTCAAGGAGTACGGCTACACCGACGCGGACGTCGAACGGCTTGAAACCGACGGCATCATCTGAGCGCCACCGTCTTTCTCTTTCTTCGCGCGCGGAAAGTAACATTATTTGATGAGACGAGTACGGCCGACACAGGTTGCCCCCATTATAGTGTTACTGGCCAGTAATACTGCCCAATAACACTGCCCAATATTTGCAGGAGGTTGCGCCCGGTTTGCAGCCTCATTCGAGTGTTACCGTGAACCCCCACTCAGCCGATTCTTGCGCTGCGGTCTCCATCGACTCGGTCGGCACAACGTTGTAGCTGGTGGTGAAGTGGAAGTTTCCGACGGGGAGGCAGCCCTCGCCTTCGGGCGCTCCGTAGAGGTCAACCTTCTCCGAGATGGATACACCGGGGTCTACGGTGCGCGTTCGGTACTCCTCGGTGACGGCGATTGGCTCGTTGAGCCGCCAGCAGCCGGGCTTTGCGTCGTACCTGTCTGCCGCGGGCAGGAGCATCAACTGATTGTCGTCGTCCATTCTGTACTGGAAGAAGATGGCGCGTCCCTCGCCAACGGTGAGTTGCTCGTCGCTCGTGTTCGTGAGCGTGACCTTGAGCTGAGGTGGTGCATCCTCGGTCGCAACATCGTGGGTGACGCTCACGGCGAGTTTGAGCGGGAGGGCCGGTTGTGTATCAGTGGCGTGGAGGAAGAGGCCGGGACCACCTGTCCCTGCAGGCCGGGTTCCGCCTGCACCGTTGTCAGTGGTGTCGTTCGACCCGGGCATGCCGCCGTCGGTGCTGGTCGGTTCGGTCGTGTTTGGGTCAGCGTCGTTCGAGACACAGCCAGCGAAAAAGCCGGTGACTGCAAGCCCGCCAAGGCGGAGCAGCGAGCGTCGTGTTGGGGACATGCTGTATGAAAGGACAGTTTGAGCATTAACTGTCGTGTAGGCTCAAACACCTCTTTGGTACATGGGTCGCCGTGACCAGTACTGTTTTTGCGGTACGAGCAAGAAGCCTGAGTATGCTTCACGCACGCGGGCCACTG encodes:
- a CDS encoding acyl-CoA dehydrogenase family protein, with the protein product VMYPIHSYGSEEQKERWLPDMGTGDAIGCFGLTEPNHGSNPTAMETYAEKDGDEYVLNGAKTWITNSPIADVAIVWARDRSAEDTPVRGFLVETDRDGVTTNKIDEKLSLRASITGEIGLSDVRIPEDNVLPGVSGMKGPLSCLTQARYGIAWGAIGAARDSFETARQYALDRDQFGGPIARFQLQQQKLAEMATQITTSQLLAFRLAELKERGDMRPQHVSMAKRNNVRMARDQSRIAREMLGGNGITADYSPMRHMANMETVYTYEGTHDIHTLILGHDLTGIAAYE
- a CDS encoding CoA transferase, whose translation is MVGEAKNPETNTGPLDGVTVLDASRVLVGPFCTMQLGDLGADVIKIERPDGGDQTRGWHPPTYGDSEESAYYLSVNRNKRSMTLNLASEDGRELFRDLASEADIVVSNFRVGKMEDWGLDYETLRKENPGLVYCALSGYGEWGPDRDRPAYDLIMQAEGGLMSITGEEDGAPVRVGVAIADIGAGMYATQAILAALLERELGDGTGQKIDVSLLDGQVAWMSYMASNYFATGTPPGRMGSKHPTIAPYQAFPTKDGYVVIAVPSPNLWPKFCAAIDREDLVDDERFSDNASRVENREVLDALLDEEFAQFTTQEILGTMDDFGVPASDVKDMEDVFENPQVEARGMHQSVAHPTAGDVEMAGSPMHLSKTPTSIRQHPPLLGEQTADILKEYGYTDADVERLETDGII